The Sparus aurata chromosome 12, fSpaAur1.1, whole genome shotgun sequence sequence GAGTACGCAAGCAGACACATGCCAACAATCTCAGGGTGGCACAGGTATTTTTCCAGAAAACAGGGGGCAGACCTTCTAGACCTTCTTCAGAGAACTTCTAGAATATATTATGGATATCTCAATCCTCAGAATTCACCCAGGAGGTGGCAGGCTTTATGCCCTCACCCCGGGTGTGGTCATTTCAAACAAATCATGTTTGCATTTAGACATGGTCAGGCATGTTGTATGACCTAATCCCTTGATACCTTAATAAATGACTCAACTTTGCTGGTAAACTAGGTGTTGTTTgatttgcgttttttttttcttttcactacagagattaaagaggaccTGCACCCAGCCTGGAAATCCTGCTTGCACTCCTAACTTGTGGTGGCTCTTTCCAGAATACAGCCACTGCAAAACAATTCACATTGTACTAGAGTTCAACCCACACAGGTCAGTGCTGCACTACTGACCAATCCAAGATCTAGAGAGGAGACGCTCTTTAAATATGGACAAATTCAACCATCCACAATTTTAGATATACTTCTTTAGATGTGTATTCCCACCTGAAATTGACAAAATCATCCCCGGCCCTGCAAAGATAAGCAGATACTGACTGACTTTTCACAGTAAAATCTAGAGACCATTCATGTGTATTTCCCAATGCGAAgccattgttaaaaaaaaaaaaaaaaaaaaaagggaatctGGTTGTAGCTGGCAATGATTTGGCAagactttactgtaatatttaaataGATTTTGAGCAACACGTTCTCACTCCCGactcatcaaatacagcagcacagtcagtggccttaagcttcaagCTATGATGCTTTACTTACCACTCTAGCATTAGTTGGGCTCCacagttaataataataataataataataatgtgtaatCTACAACATCCCattaatctttaaaaaataacagctTCCTGACAAATAGTTTACATATTATGACTTAAAACaacttttggactgttgttaACTTTGTCAAACAGTCTCAGGacggttaggtttagacactaAAACTACTAAGTTAGGTTTGGGAATAAAACATACTTGGGTTAAATCATGCCGGTGAGTAAATCAACTCATGTCACTAAACGTAACGCAAGTACATCATATAACATAAGTTGTGGAATTTACGCACATTAACTTTAGCTTTCGTAACAtcacttaaaaacaaaatcactcttgacactcaggctgctgtatttgacatgtTAGGAGTGAGAACGGGCTGTTATGAGACGTCTTATTGAAATACAATAACCTTAAGTATATTTCCAAAATAGCAACAGTGTTCTGTATagggaaaaagctgaaaaatcaACCCACTGCTCTTCACAAGCTTAACAGATGTATGTGGTGTATGAACTTATTTAGACAGAATGGCAGCCTAAGAAATCCATGCCAATGCTGCGCGGGTAGCCTTCTAGCACCTTCAACTCAACAGGGTCAAGCTTCCAATAGTGCAGCCCACTCAAGAAATTGGCGTAGCCTGTTGGAGGGCAAGAGAAGGCAACAGTCAGCCAGAGAACACAAATATGAAAGTCAACATGTAGCTTTACCCAGCTCCCAGTCCTTACCATATCTGTCCCGGAAGGCTGCATCAATATGACTGGGGACTCCTTCCCACTTGTGCATGCTACGAGGATGGACATCTTCAACTCGATTCTCCTGAAGACTGAAGGGCCAGTATGAATAGGACTTGAATAGGTAGACTTTCTCAATACGATTGTCTTCCCACTTCAAAGCTGCGTGAATATCTGAAACAGGAAGACCCAGCTGCCTCACTGAATCAGGTCCTGTAATCTTCCTCTCGGCATCAAACACCCAGTAGCTGTCACCTGTCGTAGGAAAAAAGAATATAACCCAAAACTTGAACCTCATTTACCTGGACTTTGTATGTCAAAGACTAacattaatattgtttttaccCATGTCCTTGATTACACCTGGCCCATAAGTTCGGTGAGTGTTTGTTCAGTCTTAGTAGTGAAATAGAGGTTATCACAGATCCAAAGATATGTTCCCAAACCCAAGAAGACCCAGAAATGTGCAACCCCAGATCAAACTGCACCTGTCTTTTGGAGAACCAGGAAATGCTGGACCCAAACCCTAACCTAACCACTAACCCCTAACTCGTATACCCCTACTGCATACATGTCAACTGATACTTGAAACACTTTGGGTCTCTAATATTGATCTTCTttcagtttttgtatttttaaatacaatacaatacagcaATACATTTTTCGTAGTTCTCTCTGGAGAAAACATATTCTCTTAGAAATCCAAGCCTTTTCAAATTAGCTTCTGTGTCATGACTAACCTTGGAAGAACCAGATGTTCCCCGACTTGTCCTCATACGCAGCATCGATGCGATCAGGAATTCCTCTCCAGTGGCGTGATGCTAGGGCTGGATAGCCTGGTTGCAGCTGCCCATCGCGGATACGCCAAACATATCGAGACTTAAAGAAGAACAGCTCCCCCCTGATCATGGACACGGCATCAAAGTTTGTTCGGCAGGCATCCGGCTGGGGCACAATGACATACATAACAGGAATATTGTTATCTGTGGACCAATATGTGAGGCTCCAAAAAACAAGACTGTTGAAATCTTGAAATACAGTATTTGTAGCTTTGAGGTCCACTCTCAGTATTATTGTCATACCATTCCAATGTCTATCTCATTGGTCTCTGTCATCTCGGGCGGTGCATGCCGAGGAGGGCCATACAGATACTGGATGCCCCTCTTGTCATCCTCACTCAGCTGCAGCGGGTAGGAGTCACTATAGAAAGGACACATCACAGCATCTGGCTCCAGGGAGTGCTGCAGGCCCAGTACATGACCAAACTCATGGGCTGCCACTTGTAGGAGATCTGTGCCTAAACATTACAGCAAAGGATAAAGGGAGAGTGACGGTAAAATCAGACAATGACTGTTGTCTATAGTAGGAACACAAAGGAGGTGCAGTTTTAAGGAAAACCCCTTTAAAGACCGGTTTTTGCTCAAcctaaactgagactgtttaaCCAAAGCATTGTAAATGCACTCACCCACATCGTTGCCCACAATCCAATGCTCATCATAGTCAAAGTGGATTTCTCCTTCCCTGTGTGTCCTCGGGAAAAAGGCATGGGCGAGGATTCCTCCCGGACCATCGAATGGTAAGTTGTCACCGTGCCAGTACCTACACAAGCACAAGCAATGTGATTTTACACAGTTGAAGTTATTTCTGCATGCAGTTGGAAATCCAGGTAGGTAAATTATTTGTAGTTACAATGTTGGCTGCCTGTGTAATTGTTTTGGAACGCCCATTTTATGTATGTTCACACAActggaaagtgtcatgagatacATTTTGTGGTGGACTAGTGCTGTATTAATAAAACTGACTCGACTGTTACCATCCTAGAACTACGATGCAGAGGTACCTCCTCTCTATAAAACAGCTGCATGAACACATGCTCTGGGAATTGTTAACTTGGACATTACTCCGGCCAGGAGAGACAAACTTTCCTTTGATAGTTGCTGAATATTAAATGAACAAGAGCAGGAGTAGGAAGtgtatgttttctttcctcAAACTATTATTTCCAGGAGGCAcaaatcaagttttttttctgtttttatggcgttcttgtttgggtttttaaatgttttcaaaaccaccatttactgtgtgtttgtaattTAAATTTTTGTGTATTAAGAAAGGGATTAACATGGGTTTATGTAAACAGTCCCCTTTGATTCTCCAACACGCTTAGTGAGGTAATTGGTTGTTATGACTGCTTCAACATCTGATTTAGTCAAtcgtcattattattattttttttaacactagCAGCATGGCTAAATGGATCACAATGTCTGTCtggcagtcagtcagtccaaGACTTTGGTCTGAAATATCTCCTCTGCTGTTGGATTATTACCCTTCCAGAAAATCCAACATCAGCTGGTAACCAGCTTGACCAGTTTAAACTGGGTGTGAGCTAGAGTTAGACAGCTAGTAAGTCAGCTACCAGGTCTTATTACAAATGACCAGCTCGTAATACCATTCAAGCTCTTATTACAATTACAAGCTAAATACTAGGTACTAGAGTGCTACTCTTCCATCACTACCAGATCTGTTATCCCAGACTGGAGTAGGTACACCAGCATGGCCATGCAGGTATGCAATTAACTGACCAGTAACACTAGCAGTAGCAACCTGCTACACAAAACTGGTCAACCATCTGATCGCCAGATAAACTGGCCAACCAGGTAAATCCAGCAAGACTAGCTAATGATCAGCTAGCTTTTGGAGCTGGTTCATGGTTCCAAGGGGATAACGTTGACAGCCACCATGGGGACACACAACATGGCAAACAGAGTGAGCCTCCACTCTGGAAAAGACCCCAGAGCTTTCAACTGGTTTAATTTGACCATGCCCTGCCTTGACTACCAGAAACAATAAAGGGCATTCTCAACCTTGAAGAGGATATCTGACAACTCTCAGGTTAACTGCGGAAAAAGGACCCTCTGCTATCCGACTTCATTGACACAGTGGCCACACAGTCCAAAGTGATCTCCGCCATGAACTCTTTTATTTCAGACACCATCCTCTGGAACCCATCATCTCATTGCCAGCCCTTCTTCTGCTCCACTCCCAGATCAAAGACTGCATGGTCTAAGGTGGTAGTTCTTTGCAAGAAGAAAGAGCAAGAACTGCCTAACTTCGTCCATACTTCTCCCAAACCACTTAGCCATATTACCGACTGATCCCATGGCACAGCCAACTGATGCCAAAGACCCAGCTCCAGCCCGGACGACAGCTGCTGCCACCACAGACCAAGATGCTGCATGTGTTTTGCACCATCCTCCATGGAGCTCAGGCAGGCTGGTCACTCCTAACCCTTATGAAGATTTGGTACGGAGGGCTTacatttcctcaataaatttggtgattttactttcattataagttgccaaagactaactacaacaacacaatagtggaggGCGACAAAGACATGAGTTCaagttttttgctctaaatcaGGTCGCATAATCACCGCCTTTCAACTGCAGGAGCTGCCTCGCTCTCGCTGCTGGGGACAGGTGCTGTTTTTTTGGGTAAGACAGACTTTTTTGTATACATTTCTGATATatgttgccaaagacactactTGCTAACAACATTACTATTGTTAAGTCTTGTAACATGGCTTTATGGGTTTAAGTGTCTTTCTTTTATTGAGCGTCTTTTATTTTAAGTGatatccagtgttttgaaatgttgagTTGTCAGACCGTGAACAGCATCAAAACATCACACTCCTGTTCTGCGCCGCCGCTTACCCTTATACAATGAAGTCTGTTTGCCTCAGTTACAGCTATGTTACTACCTCCGCTGGCAGATCAGAGGCGGAAC is a genomic window containing:
- the LOC115592816 gene encoding stromelysin-3-like — translated: MDTGEAALTAEGKPDQVTESTGQETADFGGPTSESSTDRKSTFLETRMRAVVFCGSIFSLHLFLCVHCLPVHDRRTGSRRKLQGWPHSSSHVGPKKKGRHEQDTLNNQYHLKSALPPKNDTEFWKRPRCGVPDYPTLTQVDLSYFSLKKKKKGGLSRQQRQKRFALFGGRWEKTDLTYKIVRFPWQMSEAKVRRVLQEALSLWSAVTPLTFREVTERSAEKADIIIDFNRYWHGDNLPFDGPGGILAHAFFPRTHREGEIHFDYDEHWIVGNDVGTDLLQVAAHEFGHVLGLQHSLEPDAVMCPFYSDSYPLQLSEDDKRGIQYLYGPPRHAPPEMTETNEIDIGMPDACRTNFDAVSMIRGELFFFKSRYVWRIRDGQLQPGYPALASRHWRGIPDRIDAAYEDKSGNIWFFQGDSYWVFDAERKITGPDSVRQLGLPVSDIHAALKWEDNRIEKVYLFKSYSYWPFSLQENRVEDVHPRSMHKWEGVPSHIDAAFRDRYGYANFLSGLHYWKLDPVELKVLEGYPRSIGMDFLGCHSV